A DNA window from Xanthomonas campestris pv. campestris str. ATCC 33913 contains the following coding sequences:
- a CDS encoding DUF1328 domain-containing protein — protein sequence MIKWAIIFAIIGLIAGALGFGGMAGAAMGIAKFLFWAGIIIAIVLFVLGMTIAKKVT from the coding sequence ATGATCAAGTGGGCCATTATTTTCGCCATCATCGGCCTGATTGCCGGTGCATTGGGCTTCGGTGGCATGGCAGGTGCGGCGATGGGAATCGCCAAGTTCCTGTTCTGGGCCGGCATCATCATCGCCATTGTGCTGTTCGTGCTGGGCATGACGATTGCCAAAAAGGTGACCTGA
- a CDS encoding DUF2789 domain-containing protein has translation MEQPVHPFSELFAQLGLPSDEASIRRFIAEHSPLPGDVRLEEAPFWTPAQAQLLREERIDDADWIVTIDQLNIALHTEAEDTGVSAG, from the coding sequence ATGGAACAACCCGTCCACCCGTTCTCCGAACTGTTTGCACAGCTCGGCCTGCCCTCCGACGAAGCCAGCATTCGCCGTTTCATCGCCGAACATTCCCCGCTTCCGGGCGATGTGCGACTGGAAGAAGCACCGTTCTGGACACCGGCCCAGGCGCAGCTGCTGCGCGAAGAGCGCATCGACGATGCCGACTGGATCGTCACCATCGACCAGCTCAATATCGCCCTGCATACCGAAGCAGAAGACACCGGCGTGTCGGCAGGCTGA
- a CDS encoding DksA/TraR family C4-type zinc finger protein — protein sequence MATGWAGDGAVQDQIDATVDEAIQRARSQLHQGPSLTHCEDCDARIPEARRNAVPGVHLCVTCQEAHDHAQAAQGGYNRRGSKDSQLR from the coding sequence ATGGCGACCGGATGGGCGGGTGATGGGGCGGTGCAGGACCAGATCGATGCCACGGTGGACGAGGCGATCCAGCGGGCGCGCAGCCAGCTGCACCAGGGCCCGAGCCTGACGCACTGCGAAGACTGTGATGCACGTATTCCCGAGGCGCGGCGCAACGCTGTGCCGGGTGTGCATCTATGCGTCACCTGCCAGGAGGCGCATGACCATGCGCAAGCCGCGCAAGGCGGCTACAACCGGCGCGGCAGCAAGGACAGCCAGCTGCGCTGA
- a CDS encoding mechanosensitive ion channel domain-containing protein has product MAAPDPLPAMIRSLLPHWNPQWLDVAVPAVKIVVILAVAGLIRLLLRQLLKRLCTRYSVPAEMMIGIRRTGGFIISVSALLMVLHVIGVSAGTLWTAFTGFAAVGAVAFFAAWSVLSNIFCTFLIITTRPFRLHDHIELLEGGDKPGLKGRVIDINVIYTTLEETGDHAGSVLQVPNSLFFQRTTRRWRETSGFHSP; this is encoded by the coding sequence ATGGCTGCACCCGACCCCCTTCCCGCGATGATCCGTAGTCTGTTGCCGCACTGGAACCCGCAGTGGCTGGATGTCGCAGTGCCCGCCGTCAAGATCGTCGTGATCCTCGCCGTCGCGGGCCTGATCCGGCTGCTCTTGCGCCAACTGCTCAAACGCCTGTGCACGCGCTACAGCGTGCCGGCCGAAATGATGATTGGCATTCGGCGAACGGGCGGCTTCATCATTTCGGTAAGCGCGCTATTGATGGTGCTGCACGTGATTGGCGTCTCCGCCGGCACGTTGTGGACGGCGTTCACAGGATTTGCGGCGGTGGGTGCGGTGGCGTTCTTCGCTGCGTGGAGCGTGCTGTCCAACATCTTCTGCACGTTCCTCATCATCACCACGCGGCCGTTCCGGCTGCACGACCACATCGAATTGCTCGAAGGCGGCGACAAGCCGGGCCTCAAGGGCCGCGTCATCGACATCAATGTGATCTACACCACACTGGAAGAAACCGGCGACCACGCTGGCAGCGTCCTGCAGGTGCCCAACAGCCTGTTCTTCCAGCGCACCACCCGGCGGTGGCGCGAGACCAGCGGGTTCCATTCGCCTTAA